One Ooceraea biroi isolate clonal line C1 chromosome 6, Obir_v5.4, whole genome shotgun sequence genomic window carries:
- the LOC105280903 gene encoding uncharacterized protein LOC105280903: MRHLTGGAVDEQLLQTLWLQRMPSRVQELLSVVEGIPLDKLADLADKTLERAFPSITVAGASTSVAEPNLLSAIEQLTQQIQRLTADKEGGRRSRSKRRGRSQSCSQTRDKTQSAKHRYYHVRFGEKARKCTQPCAWVKALANKSTSEAEN, translated from the coding sequence ATGCGACACCTCACGGGTGGCGCCGTTGACGAGCAGCTGTTACAAACCCTTTGGTTGCAGCGGATGCCTTCGAGAGTGCAAGAGCTGCTCTCAGTAGTTGAAGGAATACCTCTGGACAAATTAGCGGATTTAGCCGACAAAACGTTAGAAAGAGCCTTTCCTTCTATTACGGTAGCAGGAGCATCCACATCTGTTGCCGAGCCGAACTTGCTCTCCGCCATTGAGCAGCTGACGCAGCAAATTCAACGACTCACGGCAGACAAGGAAGGTGGCCGACGCTCTCGCTCGAAACGGCGAGGACGCAGTCAATCCTGTAGTCAAACTCGGGACAAAACGCAATCTGCTAAACATCGTTATTATCATGTTAGGTTCGGAGAGAAAGCAAGGAAGTGCACGCAGCCATGTGCTTGGGTCAAGGCCCTTGCTAACAAATCCACCAGCGAAGCGGAAAACTAG
- the LOC113562136 gene encoding uncharacterized protein LOC113562136, with the protein MGKTLLTDLQMLKNFKKSSTYYRKIDNRMKKPDVKSNVKKTTILNEKYIASTSNLSQNAVESVLDSVLLKHENINFNNESNYNVESSDNDDALEDVLEDAEAKCIDLREALQEWALTFNICHNALKALLNIVIPAKISNMPRDPRTLLETPRTVDTIKMGNGQYWHNGLQTCLEKCLSHVENPMDIALNFNIDELPIHKNSKMQF; encoded by the coding sequence ATGGGAAAAACGCTATTGACTGATttgcaaatgttaaaaaattttaaaaagagtAGTACGtattatagaaaaattgataatcgTATGAAAAAACCTGATGTGAAATCGAATGTTAAAAAAACTACAATattgaatgaaaaatatatcgccTCAACATCAAATTTATCGCAGAATGCTGTAGAATCGGTATTGGATTCTGTTTTATTGAagcatgaaaatataaattttaataatgaaagcaATTATAATGTTGAATCATCTGATAATGATGATGCACTTGAAGATGTACTTGAAGATGCAGAAGCAAAATGTATCGATTTACGAGAGGCATTACAAGAATGGGCACTGACATTTAATATATGCCATAATGCATTAAaagcattattaaatattgtaattccggcaaaaatatcaaatatgcCTCGAGATCCGAGGACACTATTGGAAACACCAAGAACAGTGGACACTATAAAGATGGGAAACGGACAATATTGGCACAATGGACTGCAGACTTGTCTTGAAAAGTGCTTATCTCATGTAGAGAACCCTATGGATATCGCactgaattttaatattgatgaattgccaattcataaaaattcaaagatgCAGTTCTGA